The sequence ATAATATGGATGGTATTTGAACCAATTTGGATGAGGGTCCTTTTGATCGCCAGGTTTTGGATTTCAGCATTCAGACTTATTTTTACGACTTGGTTTTTCTCAGTTTTTAAATCAGTAATTGCCTGATGAAAGTCGGGACATTTTTCGAATAACGTATTCATGAATTTGCAGGCTTCGCAATGCAGGATATTTGATGCTTCAGGATTAAAAAGCTCAATTTTACCTTTGTCATCAAAAGCAATAATGCCAATTTTTACATGATTTACAATGGTATTAAGATAATGGGTTTTTTGTTCATTTTCAATGCGTATTTGTTGTAATTCTTTATTGATGTAATCAAATGAAAGATTAAGCCCTTTGAAGTTTTTCATTACATGCTCATCCTGATAATTTACGGCTGTATCTTTTGATTGAATCCTGAGAAAAAATGCGGCGAGGTTTCTGTTTGTTTTATTAATGTAGTTGATGAGTAAAATCGTTTGGGCCACAATTAGAACAAATGAGATGATGCTTGCCATGATTTTATCTTCTTGCCTTATCATGAAAGCAAATAAAACACCCATGATAACAATCAGTATCACCCGAAGGATGATGGAGACATAAAATCGGTTAAAGCCCATGTTTTTCAATTTTTAGATAGAGGGTGGTGCGAGAAATATTTAATTCCTGGGCGGCTTTGGTCAGGTTGCCCTGATGTTTGTCCAGTACTTTTTTAACAATGTATTTTTCAACATCAACAAGTTTGTTTGAAGAACCCAAATCCCAATTGTTGCTGGTTTTTATTTCAATCCGAAAGTCTTCCGGCCTAAGAATGTCGGATTCGGCAAGAATGACGGCTTTTTCGATGGTATGTTTTAACTCTCTCACATTTCCGGGCCAGGTATGGTTTAATAGTGAGTCAATTCCTGTACTGCTGATCTTAATTTCTCCTTTATTATATTTCTTGGAGTATCGCTTAAGGTAAAAATCAGCAATGATCAAAATGTCGTCACCTCTTTCACGTAGTGGGGGGATTTCAATTTTTATGGTATTAAGCCGATACAATAAGTCTTCCCTGAACAATTCCTGATTGGTTAGCAAAAAGGGATTTTTGTTAGTGGCTGAAATCAAGCGGATGTCAATCTTCACAGCCTTGTCCGAACCCACCGGGGTTACTTCCCTGCTTTGCAAAACCCGCAATAATTTTGATTGTAAATTCATCGAGAGGTTGGTAATTTCATCTAAAAACAAGGTCCCTCCGGAAGCCGCAACAAACCGGCCTGTTCTATCGCTTTGGGCATCGGTGAAAGCCCCTTTTTTGTGGCCGAACATTTCACTTTCAAATAAATTTTCATTAATG comes from Bacteroidota bacterium and encodes:
- a CDS encoding sigma-54 dependent transcriptional regulator, translating into MNPTKGKILIVDDNESILLTLKQSLKYEFKEIETVRNPNLIPNLLNEKDWDLVLLDMNFKAGVNSGNEGLYWLRKIRESNPDILVILITAYSEVDIAVKGIKEGAYDFITKPWDIDKLIASLHAALKLRDAERKVKKLKGFQEVLIENSLNVQNDFLGSSPKMTEVFKTIRKVAATDANILILGENGTGKELVAREIHKLSGRKKELFVSVDLGSINENLFESEMFGHKKGAFTDAQSDRTGRFVAASGGTLFLDEITNLSMNLQSKLLRVLQSREVTPVGSDKAVKIDIRLISATNKNPFLLTNQELFREDLLYRLNTIKIEIPPLRERGDDILIIADFYLKRYSKKYNKGEIKISSTGIDSLLNHTWPGNVRELKHTIEKAVILAESDILRPEDFRIEIKTSNNWDLGSSNKLVDVEKYIVKKVLDKHQGNLTKAAQELNISRTTLYLKIEKHGL